From the Cloacibacillus sp. genome, the window ACGCTGCGCCTGCGCAGCAGCCACTTTTCTATCCAGAGGTGACCGCTGAGATGCACGGTCTTCGCGGTTGCGACCAGTATCGGCTTCATCCCCTGTCCCCAGAGGACGCTGGCGAGCAGGTAGACGTCGCCGACGCAGAGAGGCGTGCGGTACCTCCCAAGCAGGGAACGCATCCGGTCCCGCTGTTTCCTGATCGACCGGCCGAGGCCGTGGCGCAGATCCTGGAACAGGTCGGTGAGGTGGTATTTTACGACGCCGCCGCTTGGCATCTCCGCCGGCGGCGAGACGACGCGAATACCGTTCAGCGAGTATGGTTTGCCCGAGCCCACGAAGGTGAAGGCGTCTATCTGCGCGCATTTGAAACGCTCGATGAGCTTCTTCGCCAGCACGAGTCCGATGGCGTCCTCGCCGTGGCCGTTGGAGGTGACGAGGAAGGCTGGGCGCAGCCTCTCCATTATCTTTTTGCGGAAGGCGAGCGGGTCGTGGAGCGACACCGCGATTGAGGGTACGTAGAGCGGGCGGCTGAGAAAAAGCTCCCGCGGCATGTTCATGAGATCCTTCTCCGTGCAGATGAAGCCGTCGGCTCCGCTCTCCTCCGCAAGCGCGTCGAGCTCCGCCAGCTCATCCTTCGTCAATATATGGTGATCCCTGTAGGTGCGGCGCAGCGCGACGCCGACTCCCATCTCCTCAAGGAAATTATAAAAGCCGCCGGGATTTCCGATCGCCGAGACCGCGATGTAGCGGCCGCATGGCAGGAATCCTTCTGGAAGTTTCTTCTCCCCTTCCCGCGTGATCTCCATCCATCTTTCGAGTTTTATGTCGGCGGTGAATATTTTATCCGGCTCCACATAGGGCGCGAGTCTTTTCTTTATCGATTCCCCGGCTCCCGGGGCGGCCTGATTGGCCTTGGTGAGAACGACGATATCCGCGCGGCGGAAGGCCGACATCGGTTCGCGCATGGAGCCCGCGGGAATCACCTGCCCGTTGCCGAAGGGACAGGTGGAGTCGACGAGAACTATGTCTACGTCGCGTCCCATCTTACGGTGCTGGAAGGTGTCGTCCGTGACTGCGACCTCCACGCCGAGCGCGGCGAGCAGCTTCACGCCCTCGATGCGGTTGCGCGAGACGACCACCTTGGTATCCGGCAGCCTTTTCGCCAGCATCAGCGGTTCGTCGCCCGCGAAGTCGCGGTGCGTGCTCTTACCGTCCTGACCGATCCAGAGGGGCGGATGTTCTTTTGTCCGGTAGCCGCGGCTCACGAGCCCAGCCTTTATTCCCGCTTCGGCAAACTGGCGGACGATGTATTCGGCCATAGGGGTCTTATTGGTGCCGCCGAAGCTGTTATTGCCGATGCTTATTGTCGGCAGTATCGGGTCGGTGACGGCGAATATCCCGCGGTTGAAGA encodes:
- the lpxK gene encoding tetraacyldisaccharide 4'-kinase yields the protein MSKILRSYLKYARGESRFSPWSLLYPCQFVTCAWMKLRIGLFNRGIFAVTDPILPTISIGNNSFGGTNKTPMAEYIVRQFAEAGIKAGLVSRGYRTKEHPPLWIGQDGKSTHRDFAGDEPLMLAKRLPDTKVVVSRNRIEGVKLLAALGVEVAVTDDTFQHRKMGRDVDIVLVDSTCPFGNGQVIPAGSMREPMSAFRRADIVVLTKANQAAPGAGESIKKRLAPYVEPDKIFTADIKLERWMEITREGEKKLPEGFLPCGRYIAVSAIGNPGGFYNFLEEMGVGVALRRTYRDHHILTKDELAELDALAEESGADGFICTEKDLMNMPRELFLSRPLYVPSIAVSLHDPLAFRKKIMERLRPAFLVTSNGHGEDAIGLVLAKKLIERFKCAQIDAFTFVGSGKPYSLNGIRVVSPPAEMPSGGVVKYHLTDLFQDLRHGLGRSIRKQRDRMRSLLGRYRTPLCVGDVYLLASVLWGQGMKPILVATAKTVHLSGHLWIEKWLLRRRSVLVWTRDEETARELIEDGVPAVFYGNPVMDLLDEVKNPAFVWGERGAKILLLPGSRPRAYEDIKLILDTISLLAAKMECSFVMVPAPTIDIKKMTENLDGWELSENGTELCSENISVTVCYEPVAAVAYGAELLIGLGGTANQLCAGLGIPVVSIIERGKLRQKKLLREAEILVPAEPAALSEAAWTVLSDNKLRRSMQEAGMKNLGRTGALEKVVEYCAEELGWDTRCRVYEKYRNHLESLEK